A genomic stretch from Hemicordylus capensis ecotype Gifberg chromosome 5, rHemCap1.1.pri, whole genome shotgun sequence includes:
- the LOC128327141 gene encoding uncharacterized protein LOC128327141: MTRYRGGQASGIRRSLGAQHYGSMGIENSKARLCYRPCGNSSRFSFLNTCPQGEVQETVDGPKYPTLIRHPCDRTGSVDGIMCRYLFSSLFGLLARDSGFEKIESVCAKTHISNGVFKDNKGSRTPGQLLVLDRPFRGVLTCTDSSCLSLIPEVCLQSETIPVQGSTLRVVLSSSRIHQTHGGSDSLHALAGDPCLPVSGRLAREIPVLPSSLQGHSSGHPDTRGSRVCHQPYQEPPKPILCTPASGSCFRHEIGHSFSPNGLTTEDCLTHQAMAVQEMGFPHVSGSNHGLSDHLPRMHTLGQVAFETTSIVLASLSGSHYGKEADKTSLTTEGQEFSLVAVAGDRKVNTFGNSPEDRGDDRRQPLWLGGPLPGTSCAGVVGSEGFGEQYQLARVEGNSINSSAVP; this comes from the coding sequence ATGACGCGATATCGTGGGGGGCAGGCTTCTGGAATTCGCAGAAGCCTGGGTGCACAGCACTACGGATCAATGGGTATTGAGAACAGTAAAGCACGGCTATGTTATAGACCTTGTGGCAACTCCTCCCGATTTTCTTTTCTTAACACCTGTCCCCAAGGTGAGGTCCAAGAGACTGTTGATGGACCAAAGTATCCAACACTTATTAGACATCCATGCGATAGAACTGGTTCCGTTGATGGAATTATGTGTAGgtatcttttctcttctctttttggaCTCCTGGCGCGTGATTCTGGATTTGAAAAGATTGAATCAGTTTGTGCAAAAACGCACATTTCGAATGGAGTCTTTAAGGACAATAAAGGCAGCCGTACACCCGGGCAATTACTTGTCCTTGATAGACCTTTCAGAGGCGTACTTACATGTACCGATTCATCCTGCCTCTCGCTAATACCTGAGGTTTGTTTACAATCAGAGACAATTCCAGTACAGGGCTCTACCCTTCGGGTTGTCCTCAGCTCCTCGCGTATTCATCAAACTCATGGTGGCAGTGATAGCTTACATGCGCTTGCGGGGGATCCATGTTTACCCGTATCTGGACGGCTTGCTCGTGAGATCCCTGTCCTACCATCAAGCCTCCAAGGACATAGCTCAGGACATCCAGATACTAGAGGATCACGGGTTTGTCATCAACCGTACCAAGAGCCACCTAAACCCATCTTGTGTACTCCAGCATCTGGGAGTTGTTTTCGACACGAGATTGGGCACAGTTTCTCGCCTAACGGACTGACAACAGAAGATTGCCTCACACACCAGGCCATGGCTGTCCAGGAAATGGGGTTCCCTCATGTCTCTGGCTCAAATCATGGGCTCAGTGATCACCTGCCTAGAATGCACaccctgggccaggtggcattcgaGACCACTTCAATAGTTCTTGCTTCCTTATCAGGAAGCCATTATggcaaagaagcagataaaacttcGCTTACCACAGAAGGTCAGGAATTCTCTTTGGTGGCTGTCGCCGGCGATAGGAAAGTAAATACTTTTGGAAACTCCCCAGAGGATCGTGGTGATGACCGACGCCAGCCTCTCTggttggggggcccactgcctggcacATCATGCGCAGGGGTTGTGGGTTCAGAAGGATTTGGAGAACAATATCAACTGGCTAGAGTTGAAGGCAATTCGATTAACTCTTCTGCAGTTCCGTGA